One genomic window of Candidatus Kuenenia stuttgartiensis includes the following:
- a CDS encoding IS1634 family transposase, whose translation MFIREKIKKVNGGKSYIQHQLIESIRTPSGPRQQIVLNLGQLSLPEEKWKTLANCIEGFLANQKTLFPQDPEIEAKARHYASQIRQERLDRAQERITGGESAGEEPAQYEHVNINSLITNDAKTVGAEHVAISQMNEYGFDKILQGLDFTDDQIAYSKMLIVGRMVHPGSERDTVRWLSETSGAGELLDSGVKLYDKALHRAAVLLWENHAAIEQELSKRAREIFSLKETVILYDLTNTYFEGSKRGSKVARRYKSKESRNDCPLITLSLTVDEEGFPKQSKVFEGNVSEPGTLKDILEGLKKEDGMFSNDRTIVMDAGVATEENIALIRKSGYKYVVVSRKKSFEDTFWPETDEEKIMLSDGKTTLGMKLVRTEEEAFLLCHSEAKEPKEKSILSLKEQRFEEALSAIKEGLEKPKRQKKYDTIIERIGRLKERYKVGNLYTIKVEQTDGKATDIKFKKNAQAQAKEEAIGTYVLRTNRLDLSGEEISKLHRSLSTVEESFKTMKGNLGLRPNFHHTDTPTIAHVHVTVLAYHILAGILKKLRTAGVHYNWNTIRNILATHIRVTTTMNTKDGCVIDVRTCTAPTEKQHTIYNKLQPKSCKQGKALLQE comes from the coding sequence GTGTTTATCCGTGAAAAGATCAAAAAAGTGAATGGCGGGAAGAGCTACATACAACACCAACTCATCGAATCCATTCGCACCCCTTCAGGGCCAAGACAGCAAATAGTCTTAAACCTTGGGCAGCTTAGTCTGCCCGAGGAGAAGTGGAAGACCCTTGCCAATTGCATTGAAGGATTTTTAGCAAATCAAAAAACGTTGTTTCCTCAAGATCCTGAAATAGAGGCGAAAGCAAGGCATTATGCCAGCCAGATAAGACAGGAGCGGTTGGACAGGGCGCAAGAACGTATTACCGGCGGTGAATCAGCAGGGGAAGAACCTGCTCAATACGAGCATGTGAATATTAATTCCCTGATAACAAATGATGCAAAGACCGTAGGCGCCGAACACGTGGCCATAAGCCAAATGAATGAATACGGGTTTGATAAGATATTGCAAGGGCTTGATTTTACAGATGACCAGATTGCCTATTCCAAGATGCTCATTGTGGGGAGAATGGTTCATCCCGGCAGCGAGCGTGATACCGTGCGATGGCTTTCTGAAACAAGCGGGGCGGGAGAGCTGTTGGACTCCGGGGTTAAACTGTATGATAAAGCGCTGCATCGCGCGGCAGTCTTGCTTTGGGAGAATCATGCCGCCATAGAGCAAGAGTTGTCAAAGCGGGCGCGAGAGATATTTTCCCTTAAAGAGACGGTGATTTTATATGATTTAACAAATACCTATTTTGAGGGTAGCAAAAGAGGGAGTAAGGTGGCCCGGCGCTACAAATCAAAAGAGAGCCGTAATGATTGTCCGTTAATTACGCTATCCCTTACCGTTGATGAAGAGGGATTTCCCAAGCAGAGCAAGGTTTTTGAGGGCAATGTGTCGGAGCCTGGTACCCTGAAAGATATTTTGGAGGGATTAAAAAAAGAAGACGGTATGTTTTCAAATGATAGAACGATAGTTATGGACGCAGGGGTTGCAACGGAAGAGAACATTGCGCTTATCAGGAAGAGTGGCTATAAATATGTGGTCGTCTCGCGCAAGAAATCTTTTGAAGATACTTTTTGGCCTGAAACGGACGAAGAGAAGATTATGTTATCAGACGGGAAAACAACGTTGGGCATGAAATTAGTCCGTACTGAAGAAGAGGCATTCCTTTTATGCCACAGCGAGGCAAAAGAGCCAAAAGAGAAGTCCATCCTTTCCCTGAAAGAACAAAGGTTTGAAGAGGCGCTCTCGGCAATAAAAGAAGGATTAGAGAAGCCAAAAAGACAGAAAAAATATGATACGATCATAGAGAGGATAGGCCGGTTAAAAGAACGCTACAAGGTGGGCAATTTATATACGATCAAAGTGGAACAGACGGATGGCAAAGCGACCGATATCAAATTTAAGAAAAATGCTCAGGCGCAAGCAAAGGAAGAAGCCATAGGCACGTATGTATTACGGACAAACCGACTTGATCTTAGCGGGGAAGAGATATCAAAGCTCCATAGGTCGTTGAGTACTGTTGAGGAAAGTTTTAAAACAATGAAAGGCAACCTTGGTTTACGGCCAAACTTTCACCACACAGATACCCCAACCATTGCCCACGTGCATGTCACTGTATTGGCCTATCACATACTTGCCGGGATATTAAAAAAGCTAAGAACCGCAGGGGTTCATTATAATTGGAATACGATTCGTAATATCCTTGCCACCCATATAAGGGTAACAACGACCATGAACACAAAGGACGGCTGCGTTATTGACGTCAGAACCTGCACAGCGCCCACGGAAAAGCAGCACACGATTTACAATAAACTACAACCTAAATCCTGCAAACAAGGCAAAGCCTTGTTGCAGGAATAG
- a CDS encoding helix-turn-helix domain-containing protein has product MKSKDEKWALFWCNLLHPVIFGEIEKEQTNLFLKKLCLQEVVFPNGKRKRPTISTLRRKLNRYRKDGFQSLARKARSDRGASRRFSPEIIDKAVELKKEQPRRSDDCLNRFLEKYYGKTIPKSTLYRHLRLAGATRLKLGVSQQKVRIRS; this is encoded by the coding sequence ATGAAATCGAAAGACGAAAAATGGGCTTTATTCTGGTGCAATCTTCTGCATCCTGTCATCTTCGGTGAGATTGAGAAGGAGCAGACCAACCTTTTTCTGAAAAAACTCTGCCTTCAGGAGGTCGTATTCCCCAACGGAAAGCGGAAAAGACCCACTATCTCTACCCTCAGGAGAAAACTCAACCGCTACCGCAAAGATGGATTTCAATCTCTTGCAAGAAAGGCGAGGAGCGACCGTGGCGCATCCAGAAGGTTTTCTCCTGAAATTATCGACAAAGCCGTTGAACTCAAAAAAGAACAACCACGCCGCAGCGACGATTGCCTCAACCGCTTTCTTGAGAAATACTATGGGAAAACGATCCCCAAATCCACCCTCTACCGCCATCTCAGACTCGCAGGGGCGACCCGGCTCAAACTCGGCGTCTCACAGCAAAAGGTGCGTATACGCTCTTAG
- a CDS encoding ISL3 family transposase, translated as MQIKTLLNTVENFKSFVYKAVSFEVINGRKALVADIKPRVNAKPECSVCGKRASGYDTQPSRLYEYPPLWGFQVFFRYSPRRAACPVDGIHVERIPWSEGKEQMTTTYKVFLSRWAKRLSWKETAEIFKSSWDSVYRAVQFVVAYGLAHRDLENITEIGIDEIQVWSGHKYLTLVYQLDSHAKRLLWSGPERKAKTLRKFFMELGIERCLRIKFVCSDMWSPYLKVIAKKASQALNILDRFHIMKKFNEAIDQIRREEVKKLKDEGTDNVLEKSRWLLLKRPENLTEKQTVRLSQIVKINLSSIKAYLMREDFQRFWEYKYPAYADRFLENWITRTLKTNLEPMKKVAKMLRNHKQLILNWFKADGRLSSGTVEGFNLKAKLTMRKAYGYKSLECLQTALYHTLGNLPEPILTHRFCG; from the coding sequence ATGCAGATAAAGACATTATTAAATACGGTAGAGAATTTCAAGTCATTTGTTTACAAAGCAGTCAGTTTCGAGGTCATAAATGGTAGAAAGGCATTAGTAGCAGATATAAAGCCGAGGGTAAATGCCAAGCCTGAATGTTCAGTATGTGGGAAGAGAGCGTCTGGGTATGATACACAGCCGTCCCGGTTATACGAGTATCCGCCATTATGGGGGTTTCAAGTATTTTTCCGATATTCCCCGCGACGCGCCGCCTGTCCAGTGGACGGAATCCATGTAGAGCGAATTCCCTGGTCAGAAGGTAAGGAGCAGATGACCACCACATACAAGGTATTCCTGTCTCGATGGGCTAAACGCCTGAGTTGGAAAGAGACAGCCGAGATATTCAAGTCCAGTTGGGACAGTGTGTATAGGGCAGTGCAGTTTGTAGTTGCCTACGGCCTTGCCCACAGGGACTTGGAGAATATAACGGAAATAGGAATAGACGAGATACAAGTCTGGAGTGGCCACAAGTATTTAACCCTTGTATATCAGCTTGATTCGCATGCCAAAAGGCTTTTATGGAGTGGCCCTGAGCGGAAGGCAAAGACCCTGCGGAAGTTTTTCATGGAGTTAGGTATAGAACGTTGTCTGAGAATCAAATTCGTTTGCAGCGATATGTGGTCGCCGTACCTGAAGGTGATAGCGAAGAAGGCTTCCCAGGCGCTTAATATTCTTGACCGTTTCCACATCATGAAGAAATTCAATGAAGCCATAGACCAGATACGGAGGGAAGAGGTCAAAAAGCTCAAGGATGAAGGCACAGACAATGTTTTGGAAAAGAGCCGTTGGTTACTGTTGAAAAGGCCTGAGAACTTGACAGAAAAGCAAACGGTACGGTTAAGCCAGATAGTTAAGATCAACCTGAGTTCAATAAAGGCATATTTAATGCGTGAAGATTTTCAGCGTTTTTGGGAGTATAAGTATCCGGCGTATGCAGACAGGTTTCTCGAGAACTGGATTACGAGAACCCTAAAAACCAACCTGGAACCTATGAAAAAAGTGGCAAAGATGTTGCGCAATCACAAGCAGCTCATTCTCAACTGGTTCAAGGCTGATGGCAGACTTTCTTCCGGTACGGTTGAGGGGTTTAACCTTAAGGCGAAACTGACTATGAGAAAGGCTTATGGTTATAAATCTCTGGAATGCCTGCAAACAGCCTTGTATCATACTCTTGGTAATTTGCCGGAACCAATACTTACCCACAGATTCTGCGGATGA
- a CDS encoding hydroxylamine oxidase, with product MFEIFKKPLSRIVGATFAFAGVTLLACAMENGVAMAEGPTFQDVASQVFGQPVGPDNDGTLYIFGLTAKYTEPEYVDGRGPYKSFLKMLPSIRWYDPEHYWTNGSQTEGVFKNEECVLCHTVQTPTIVNDWKQSSHGSKDIRRGIGIKKDGKPVEDLVGCADCHGNNHQKLEMPTYKLCNDCHPKETAEHRAGGLGSHTHAYTVNVLEFSWHVGKPAEEVTGCAHCHAIAENRCSGCHTRHKFDPAEARKPTACRVCHMGIDHDEWAMYNTSIHGALYEAESARMDWGKKLKKGNYRVPTCAYCHMQNGDHNPQRFGTIYSDMGMFQVDRGAPKHKAKRDSWIKLCQDCHSPRFAADKLKEMDAGVNLSFTKWREAAAVIVGCYLDGVVDPMPEGSAPDWYGHYTFSLLPGGDPRFYATSNLERLGLEMICYLTGNVYKAYAHMSMYNQTYGNGSAFEQDRKLVEIKTEAAKLRRFAAIEKKIGLEHKSADFWKHGEYLDLLPGWKRKPGDVDVEWFKRTDIPHRANADAGVEIHH from the coding sequence ATGTTTGAAATTTTTAAGAAACCATTGTCCAGGATTGTAGGTGCGACGTTTGCCTTTGCAGGCGTAACCTTGCTAGCTTGCGCTATGGAAAATGGTGTTGCAATGGCTGAAGGACCAACTTTTCAGGACGTAGCATCACAGGTATTCGGCCAGCCAGTTGGCCCGGATAATGATGGCACCTTGTATATATTTGGGTTGACCGCTAAATATACTGAACCTGAATATGTTGATGGACGTGGGCCATACAAGTCTTTTTTGAAGATGTTACCGTCGATTCGTTGGTACGATCCGGAGCATTATTGGACAAATGGAAGCCAGACAGAAGGGGTATTCAAGAACGAAGAATGCGTATTGTGCCATACAGTACAAACTCCGACGATTGTGAACGATTGGAAGCAAAGTTCGCATGGCAGCAAGGACATAAGGAGAGGGATTGGCATAAAGAAGGATGGAAAACCGGTTGAAGATTTGGTTGGTTGTGCTGATTGTCATGGTAATAACCACCAGAAGCTTGAAATGCCAACCTATAAGCTCTGTAACGACTGTCATCCAAAAGAAACAGCGGAACACAGGGCTGGCGGTTTGGGGTCTCATACTCATGCATACACAGTTAACGTGTTGGAATTTTCATGGCACGTAGGGAAACCTGCTGAAGAGGTTACTGGCTGTGCGCATTGTCATGCTATTGCGGAAAACAGATGTTCCGGTTGCCACACAAGGCACAAATTTGACCCGGCTGAGGCAAGAAAACCGACCGCTTGCAGGGTTTGTCATATGGGTATAGACCATGATGAATGGGCTATGTACAATACCTCTATCCATGGAGCATTGTATGAAGCAGAATCAGCCAGGATGGACTGGGGCAAGAAGTTGAAGAAGGGTAACTACAGGGTGCCGACCTGTGCTTATTGCCATATGCAAAACGGCGATCACAATCCGCAGAGGTTTGGAACGATCTATAGCGATATGGGCATGTTCCAGGTAGACCGCGGGGCACCAAAACATAAAGCGAAAAGAGACTCTTGGATTAAGTTATGCCAGGACTGTCATTCGCCAAGGTTCGCAGCGGATAAACTCAAAGAAATGGACGCAGGTGTTAATTTGAGTTTTACAAAGTGGAGAGAGGCAGCTGCGGTTATCGTGGGTTGTTATCTTGATGGTGTAGTTGACCCAATGCCTGAAGGATCAGCTCCTGATTGGTACGGTCATTATACTTTCAGCTTGTTACCAGGCGGAGATCCAAGGTTCTACGCGACTTCTAACTTAGAGCGTTTAGGGCTGGAAATGATTTGTTACCTGACCGGTAACGTTTATAAGGCATATGCACATATGTCTATGTACAATCAAACGTACGGAAATGGAAGCGCCTTTGAGCAGGACAGAAAATTGGTTGAAATCAAAACCGAAGCAGCTAAGTTGAGAAGGTTTGCAGCTATTGAGAAAAAGATCGGTTTAGAACACAAATCTGCTGATTTCTGGAAACATGGTGAATATCTTGATTTACTCCCAGGCTGGAAGAGAAAACCTGGCGACGTGGATGTTGAATGGTTCAAGAGAACTGATATTCCTCACCGTGCTAATGCAGATGCTGGTGTAGAAATACATCACTAA
- a CDS encoding ExeA family protein, with amino-acid sequence MFTSHFSMTTQPFSERINTSLIMKDERFTQGLARLQYLLHSGSIAVLYGQTGVGKSTLLKLFLSQIPQNLFLPIYLHFTHLKSSSLLSLIVSQLGEIPKHTKDRLFLQIMDKSLRSNLTPIIVIDEAHLLKTDAITDLRLLVSSPLDSSTHLKIILSGQEHLKYILKRDIHADFAQRISVHYHIHPLTKTQTAAYIDFHLKSSGASDKIFDSDVKDLIHEFSAGIPRQINAISTACLINASIRQSQKITQDIFHQALAEIQSF; translated from the coding sequence ATGTTTACTTCTCATTTTTCCATGACTACTCAGCCGTTCTCTGAAAGAATCAACACCAGCCTTATCATGAAAGACGAACGCTTTACCCAGGGGCTTGCACGACTCCAATACCTCTTACACTCAGGCTCTATCGCCGTCCTCTACGGACAGACGGGAGTCGGAAAATCCACACTCCTCAAACTCTTCCTCTCACAAATCCCCCAAAACCTGTTTCTCCCCATCTACCTCCATTTTACCCACCTAAAATCATCCAGCCTTCTCTCCTTAATCGTCTCCCAGCTCGGTGAAATACCAAAACACACCAAAGACCGGCTCTTCCTCCAAATTATGGATAAATCCTTGCGCTCAAATCTCACTCCCATTATCGTTATCGACGAGGCTCATCTCCTGAAAACCGACGCCATCACAGACCTCAGACTCCTTGTCAGCTCTCCGCTTGATTCTTCCACTCATCTCAAAATCATCCTCTCGGGACAGGAACACCTCAAATATATCCTCAAAAGAGACATCCATGCCGACTTCGCACAACGCATCTCGGTACATTACCACATTCATCCCCTTACTAAAACTCAAACCGCTGCATACATAGACTTCCATCTGAAATCTTCCGGCGCATCCGATAAAATCTTTGACTCAGACGTCAAAGACCTGATCCATGAGTTCTCCGCCGGCATCCCAAGGCAAATCAACGCCATTTCCACCGCCTGCCTGATTAACGCTTCCATCAGACAATCACAGAAAATTACCCAGGATATCTTCCATCAGGCTCTTGCTGAAATTCAATCTTTTTAA
- a CDS encoding CHC2 zinc finger domain-containing protein — translation MARLFSPQLLRSLRNDIPIDRLITDVLSIPHKYSEGYFRFLCPLCSEFNSATNPNTNLARCFRCKKNFNTIDIVMVDSNSSFPDAVYLLKSVLPQYINST, via the coding sequence ATGGCCCGTCTCTTTTCCCCTCAACTCTTGCGCTCATTACGAAACGATATCCCCATCGATCGACTCATCACTGATGTCCTCTCCATACCTCATAAATACTCCGAAGGCTATTTCCGCTTCCTCTGCCCTCTCTGTTCTGAATTTAATTCCGCCACCAACCCAAATACGAACCTCGCCAGGTGTTTCCGTTGTAAAAAAAACTTTAATACCATCGACATCGTCATGGTAGATTCCAACTCCTCTTTCCCAGATGCTGTCTATCTGCTAAAATCCGTTTTACCTCAATATATTAATTCCACTTAA
- a CDS encoding tetratricopeptide repeat protein has product MIRIAPLLLLLNLFCTLQIFATEFFDDFEIHYKLGNEYNMQGMLDEAISEYHAAIKINPGYANIYNNLGVAYSKKRMFDKEIESYKTAIDLNAEFEDAYFNLAIAYGSKGMVDEEVSTYQKLISIDPYNLEGLYNLGHAYRKKEKFDESIAAYKKVTELYPDYFNAQFNLGVVYGQKGMLTEEIIQYKKALTLAPNDAKIHFNLGIAYGEMKMVEDQIREFKEALAIDPYYIKAYKNLESAYRQKGLIVEADEELSKYNNLTRTER; this is encoded by the coding sequence ATGATACGAATTGCACCTCTTTTATTACTACTCAACCTGTTTTGTACCCTCCAAATTTTCGCAACAGAATTTTTTGATGATTTTGAGATACATTACAAGTTGGGAAACGAATACAATATGCAGGGAATGCTGGATGAGGCAATCTCGGAATACCATGCCGCAATAAAGATAAATCCAGGCTATGCAAATATTTACAATAACCTTGGGGTTGCGTATAGCAAAAAAAGGATGTTTGATAAAGAAATAGAGTCATACAAAACGGCAATTGACCTGAATGCTGAATTTGAGGATGCATATTTTAACCTGGCAATTGCATATGGCTCGAAAGGCATGGTAGATGAGGAAGTATCCACTTACCAAAAATTAATAAGCATCGATCCGTATAATTTAGAGGGTCTGTACAATTTAGGGCATGCTTACCGTAAAAAAGAGAAATTTGATGAATCAATTGCCGCATACAAAAAAGTAACAGAACTCTATCCTGATTATTTCAATGCGCAGTTCAATTTGGGTGTTGTCTATGGACAAAAAGGCATGTTAACCGAGGAAATTATTCAATACAAAAAAGCGTTGACATTAGCGCCAAACGACGCAAAGATTCACTTTAACCTTGGTATTGCTTACGGTGAAATGAAAATGGTTGAAGATCAAATACGCGAATTTAAAGAAGCCCTTGCTATAGATCCCTATTACATTAAAGCTTATAAAAATCTGGAATCTGCCTATCGGCAAAAAGGATTAATTGTAGAAGCAGATGAAGAACTATCAAAGTACAACAACCTGACCCGGACGGAGAGGTAA
- a CDS encoding Mu transposase C-terminal domain-containing protein has translation MLVDGEALPTNLCLFIDCYSRYVVEGRYYLKQTLDILIDSLIRAWTIHGSPKELYLDNAKVYHSDALRSACYNLGIKLIHRPPRDPAPGGLVERFFGTSQTQFESEVRSGDIITLDAINQAFSAYLAVVYHARIHSETNQSPKQRYDEGLTVIRHVDMDAALAFFMKRIPRTVDRTFADVRIDNRFYRVDPKLRGDKVEVRYDPYGDLKKVLIYSANGEYLGSGNLYLRDQGAETPAASPSKPKHNYLDLITQKHKSILQAQAKGIDYHQIISERPWPFMAFVQKLALLMGHKGSLSAFSSHELESLKKCYNRIPALNESLLTEAFQNASVKTLPYIIRELQIAYSKKEVS, from the coding sequence GTGCTCGTTGACGGCGAGGCGCTTCCCACAAACCTCTGTCTCTTTATCGACTGCTACAGCCGTTATGTGGTCGAAGGACGGTATTATCTCAAACAAACCCTCGATATCCTTATCGATTCTCTCATCAGGGCCTGGACTATCCACGGCTCGCCCAAAGAACTCTACCTCGACAATGCCAAGGTCTACCACTCTGACGCCCTGCGCTCTGCCTGTTACAACCTCGGCATTAAACTCATCCACAGACCACCACGCGACCCTGCTCCCGGCGGACTGGTCGAACGTTTCTTCGGCACCAGCCAGACACAGTTCGAGTCGGAAGTCCGCTCCGGCGACATTATCACCCTTGATGCCATTAACCAGGCCTTCTCCGCTTACCTTGCCGTTGTCTATCACGCAAGAATCCACTCCGAAACCAATCAATCTCCAAAACAACGCTACGACGAGGGGCTTACCGTCATCCGACACGTCGATATGGACGCCGCTCTTGCCTTCTTCATGAAACGCATCCCCAGAACCGTTGACAGAACCTTTGCCGATGTCCGCATTGATAACCGCTTTTACCGTGTTGACCCCAAACTCAGAGGCGATAAAGTAGAAGTCCGTTACGACCCATACGGCGATCTCAAAAAGGTCTTGATCTATTCCGCAAACGGTGAATACCTCGGCTCGGGAAATCTCTACCTGCGCGACCAGGGCGCTGAAACTCCAGCCGCCTCACCTTCAAAACCAAAACATAATTACCTCGACCTTATCACTCAGAAACACAAATCCATTCTCCAGGCTCAGGCCAAAGGCATTGATTACCACCAAATCATCTCCGAACGACCCTGGCCATTCATGGCATTCGTCCAGAAACTCGCACTCCTCATGGGACACAAAGGCTCTCTCTCCGCCTTCAGCTCTCATGAACTCGAATCGCTTAAAAAATGCTACAACCGTATCCCCGCTCTCAACGAATCATTGCTCACGGAGGCATTCCAAAATGCCTCCGTGAAAACCTTACCCTATATCATTCGTGAATTACAAATCGCTTACTCGAAAAAGGAGGTCTCTTAA
- the trpA gene encoding tryptophan synthase subunit alpha: MNRIDKKFEELKRKKEPAFIPFITAGDPDIETTEDLILAFEKKGADIIELGVPFSDPIADGPVIQASYHRALGKGVKVAQIFDMISRLRSKTQIPVVGMISYSIVYKFGSKAFVEMALKAGFDGLTIPDLPIEENEEIFEISSKNDLKIVCFVAPTTTNQRMNLITQRTQGFLYYISVVGITGARDMLPDDIVQNINKLKQLTSIPIVVGFGVSTAKQASMVGKIAEGVIVGSAIVREIEKYEHELHEKRIENVGNFVEELVIGTKNLPKTPLVSIG; encoded by the coding sequence ATGAACAGGATTGATAAAAAATTTGAAGAATTAAAAAGAAAAAAGGAGCCTGCTTTTATTCCGTTTATTACGGCCGGAGACCCTGACATCGAAACAACAGAGGACTTGATTCTTGCTTTTGAGAAAAAAGGGGCAGATATTATTGAGCTTGGTGTACCATTTTCCGACCCTATTGCAGATGGGCCTGTTATTCAGGCATCATATCACAGGGCATTGGGAAAAGGGGTAAAGGTTGCGCAAATATTCGATATGATTTCGAGGCTTCGCAGTAAAACTCAAATACCTGTAGTCGGAATGATTTCTTATAGTATTGTGTACAAATTTGGAAGTAAAGCTTTTGTTGAAATGGCTTTAAAGGCAGGGTTTGACGGATTGACTATCCCAGACCTTCCCATTGAAGAAAATGAAGAAATATTTGAAATCTCATCCAAAAATGATTTAAAAATTGTTTGTTTTGTGGCCCCAACAACAACGAATCAACGAATGAACCTTATTACTCAAAGAACGCAGGGGTTTTTGTATTATATTTCGGTGGTGGGGATTACCGGAGCAAGGGATATGTTGCCCGATGATATTGTACAAAATATTAATAAACTTAAACAGCTTACTAGTATTCCTATTGTAGTAGGTTTTGGGGTATCCACAGCCAAACAAGCAAGTATGGTCGGAAAGATCGCAGAAGGCGTAATTGTTGGCAGCGCTATTGTAAGAGAAATTGAAAAATATGAACACGAACTTCATGAGAAGCGGATAGAAAATGTTGGTAATTTTGTTGAGGAGTTAGTTATTGGGACAAAGAATTTGCCGAAAACACCTTTGGTAAGCATTGGTTAG
- the trpB gene encoding tryptophan synthase subunit beta → MGHFGRFGGKFVPETIMPSLDQLEQAYNDAKNDPTFNTELEYYLREYVGRPSTLYYAERLTKKLGGAKIYLKREDLNHTGAHKINNTIGQILLALRMGKKRIIAETGAGQHGVATATAAAMFGVQCDVYMGEEDMRRQSLNVFRMKLLGAKVIPVVSGSKTLKDATNEALRDWMGSVKHTHYIIGSVVGPHPYPTMVRDFQLVIGREAKKQILEKENRLPDYLIACVGGGSNSIGLFHPFIDDKEVKMIGVEAGGTGPGVGQHASTLTSGKVGVLHGSVSYVLQDDDGQTLPVHSISAGLDYPGVGPEHSYLKDIGRADYVSITDEEAVSAFQECARLEGIIPALEAAHAIAYTMKLAPVLSKDKLIIVCLSGTGDKDSFEVAKKLGYVI, encoded by the coding sequence ATGGGGCATTTTGGCCGCTTTGGCGGAAAGTTTGTGCCGGAAACGATTATGCCCTCTCTCGACCAATTGGAACAAGCATATAATGATGCGAAAAACGATCCGACATTCAATACAGAACTGGAATACTATTTGAGAGAGTATGTGGGGCGTCCTTCAACCCTTTATTATGCGGAAAGGCTGACAAAAAAACTTGGCGGCGCTAAAATATATCTCAAAAGGGAGGATTTAAATCATACCGGAGCACATAAAATTAATAATACGATTGGGCAAATATTGCTTGCTTTGAGGATGGGAAAAAAGCGCATTATTGCTGAAACTGGCGCTGGACAGCATGGCGTCGCCACGGCTACTGCTGCTGCAATGTTTGGTGTTCAATGTGATGTATATATGGGCGAAGAAGACATGAGACGTCAGTCGTTGAATGTTTTTAGAATGAAGCTGCTCGGAGCAAAGGTTATTCCCGTCGTCAGTGGTTCGAAAACATTAAAAGATGCTACAAATGAGGCTTTGAGGGACTGGATGGGGTCGGTAAAACACACTCATTACATTATTGGTTCTGTTGTTGGTCCTCATCCTTACCCAACAATGGTAAGAGATTTCCAGTTAGTAATAGGACGAGAAGCAAAAAAGCAGATATTGGAAAAGGAAAACCGGCTGCCGGATTATCTTATTGCCTGTGTTGGTGGCGGTAGTAATTCAATAGGATTGTTTCATCCATTCATTGACGACAAAGAGGTAAAAATGATTGGCGTAGAAGCGGGAGGCACTGGCCCTGGAGTAGGCCAGCATGCATCGACTCTGACAAGCGGGAAAGTAGGTGTGTTGCATGGAAGTGTAAGCTATGTTCTTCAGGACGATGATGGGCAAACATTGCCGGTGCATTCAATTTCTGCCGGTTTGGACTATCCCGGCGTTGGTCCCGAGCACAGCTATTTGAAAGACATTGGAAGGGCTGATTATGTTTCGATAACTGACGAAGAAGCGGTAAGCGCCTTTCAGGAATGTGCCCGATTAGAAGGGATTATTCCAGCCCTTGAGGCCGCACATGCTATTGCGTATACAATGAAACTTGCTCCTGTTTTGAGTAAGGACAAATTGATTATTGTTTGTTTATCCGGTACTGGAGATAAGGATTCCTTTGAAGTGGCAAAAAAACTAGGCTACGTCATCTAG